The following are from one region of the Hydrogenophaga sp. BPS33 genome:
- a CDS encoding MFS transporter: MHKASPPPEIALPKATRREWVALGVIALPCLVYAMDLTVLNLALPAISTDLRPSASQLLWIVDIYGFMVAGLLITMGTLGDKLGRRRLLMIGAAAFAAASVAAALSTTAQALIATRALLGIAGATLAPSTLSLISNMFRDERQRRVAIGIWISSYSVGGAIGPLVGGLILEYFAWPAIFWAAVPVMLLLLAVGPFLLPEYRDEAAGRLDLISVGLSLTAVLGGVFALKQAAEGHLGVTTWAVGVLGLAAGLAFVRRQRRIHYPLLDIQLFAQPRFAAAICAYALTSFAMFGVYIFISQHLQLVLGLSPLMAGLCTVPWSLSFVVGSMLTPAIAQRISAPRTMVMGLAVAAVGFAGMTLVDGVYGLPALVVGMTVMGIGMAPVFTLGNDIVISSAPPERAGAASALSETSAELSGALGIAVFGSLATGLYRAGMAGQLPEGLSTAAVAEAATLGGALTVAQGLPAPVADALRVAARTAFVDGLQVAAVVGTAIMVFSGLLAWRMLRGPDTPAVASTSQPR, translated from the coding sequence ATGCACAAGGCTTCACCGCCCCCTGAGATAGCCCTACCCAAAGCCACGCGCCGTGAATGGGTCGCCTTGGGGGTGATTGCTCTGCCCTGCCTGGTCTACGCGATGGACCTCACTGTGCTGAACCTCGCACTGCCGGCCATCAGCACCGATCTGCGCCCATCGGCCTCGCAACTGCTCTGGATCGTCGATATCTACGGCTTCATGGTCGCCGGCCTGCTGATCACCATGGGCACGTTGGGCGACAAGCTCGGGCGGCGGCGCCTGCTGATGATCGGCGCGGCGGCGTTTGCAGCGGCATCGGTAGCGGCGGCGCTTTCGACCACCGCACAGGCCCTGATCGCCACGCGCGCGCTGCTCGGCATCGCCGGCGCCACACTGGCGCCGTCGACGCTTTCGCTGATCTCCAACATGTTCCGCGACGAGCGACAACGCCGGGTGGCGATCGGCATCTGGATTTCGAGTTATTCGGTGGGCGGGGCGATCGGGCCGCTGGTGGGCGGCCTCATCCTGGAGTATTTCGCCTGGCCAGCCATCTTCTGGGCCGCCGTACCGGTAATGTTGTTGCTGCTGGCGGTAGGCCCGTTCCTGCTGCCCGAGTACCGAGATGAAGCGGCTGGCCGCCTCGATTTGATCAGCGTGGGGCTCTCGCTCACCGCCGTCCTGGGTGGCGTGTTCGCGCTCAAGCAAGCGGCCGAAGGCCATTTGGGCGTGACCACCTGGGCGGTGGGCGTCCTGGGGTTGGCCGCTGGCCTTGCGTTCGTGCGCCGGCAACGCCGCATTCACTACCCGCTGCTGGACATCCAGCTGTTCGCCCAGCCCCGGTTCGCGGCCGCCATCTGTGCCTACGCGCTCACCTCGTTTGCGATGTTCGGCGTCTACATCTTCATCTCGCAGCACTTGCAGCTCGTGCTCGGGCTGTCGCCGCTGATGGCCGGCTTGTGCACCGTGCCTTGGTCGCTGTCGTTCGTGGTGGGATCGATGCTCACGCCTGCAATCGCGCAGCGCATCTCTGCGCCTCGCACGATGGTGATGGGCTTGGCCGTGGCGGCCGTCGGGTTTGCCGGCATGACGCTGGTGGACGGCGTGTACGGGCTGCCCGCGCTGGTGGTGGGCATGACGGTGATGGGCATCGGCATGGCGCCCGTGTTCACGCTGGGCAACGACATCGTCATCAGCTCCGCGCCGCCCGAGCGCGCCGGCGCAGCTTCGGCGCTGTCGGAAACCAGCGCCGAGTTGTCCGGCGCATTGGGCATCGCGGTGTTCGGCAGCCTGGCGACGGGTTTGTACCGGGCCGGCATGGCGGGGCAGTTGCCCGAGGGTTTATCGACAGCGGCGGTGGCCGAAGCCGCGACCTTGGGTGGCGCGCTCACCGTCGCGCAAGGCCTGCCCGCACCCGTGGCCGATGCGCTGCGGGTCGCCGCGCGCACCGCCTTCGTCGACGGCCTGCAAGTGGCCGCGGTGGTGGGCACGGCGATCATGGTGTTCAGCGGACTGTTGGCCTGGCGCATGCTGCGCGGCCCCGATACGCCAGCGGTCGCATCGACCTCGCAGCCGCGCTGA
- the recX gene encoding recombination regulator RecX, giving the protein MAFDQISLKGRALRLLAGREHSRSELQRKLSAHETEPGELAKALDELEAKGFINEQRVLESVVHRRAARLGAARVRQELHAKGLDPQAVAQAVAGLQDSEETRAREVWRKKFGETPSDAAAVGKQMRFLLTRGFGADVARRVVRGAPDDDNEG; this is encoded by the coding sequence ATGGCCTTCGACCAGATCTCGCTGAAGGGCCGCGCCTTGCGGTTGCTGGCGGGGCGCGAGCATTCGCGCTCCGAACTGCAGCGCAAGCTGAGCGCGCACGAAACCGAGCCCGGTGAACTGGCCAAAGCCCTGGACGAACTCGAGGCCAAGGGATTCATCAACGAGCAACGGGTGCTGGAGTCGGTGGTGCACCGGCGCGCTGCCCGCCTGGGGGCCGCGCGCGTGCGCCAGGAACTGCACGCCAAGGGCCTGGACCCGCAAGCGGTGGCGCAAGCCGTGGCCGGTCTGCAGGACTCGGAGGAGACGCGGGCCCGGGAGGTCTGGCGCAAGAAATTTGGCGAAACACCCAGCGACGCCGCCGCGGTGGGCAAGCAGATGCGCTTCCTGCTCACGCGTGGCTTCGGCGCCGATGTGGCGCGGCGTGTGGTGCGCGGTGCACCGGACGACGACAACGAAGGTTGA
- the recA gene encoding recombinase RecA encodes MDAAVKNNPLNSEKSKALQAALAQIEKQFGKGTIMRLGEGETIEDIQVVSTGSLGLDIALGVGGLPRGRVIEIYGPESSGKTTLTLQAIAEMQKLGGQCAFVDAEHALDIQYAQKLGVNLQDLLISQPDTGEQALEIVDSLVRSGAVDLIVVDSVAALTPKAELEGEMGDSLPGLQARLMSQALRKLTAHIKKTNCMVIFINQIRMKIGVMFGSPETTTGGNALKFYASVRLDIRRTGTIKKGEEAIGNETKVKVVKNKVSPPFKTAEFDILFGEGISREGEILDLGVTHRVIEKSGAWYAYNGEKIGQGRDNSREFLRENTDLRIEIENKVRTELGVPLLPVEEAPAPAKGGKAEKKAKDADAAPAA; translated from the coding sequence ATGGACGCAGCCGTCAAGAACAACCCCCTCAACAGCGAAAAATCCAAGGCCTTGCAGGCCGCGCTGGCCCAGATCGAAAAGCAGTTCGGCAAGGGCACCATCATGCGGCTGGGCGAAGGCGAGACGATCGAAGACATCCAGGTCGTCTCCACCGGTTCGCTGGGCCTGGACATCGCCCTTGGGGTGGGCGGTCTGCCACGTGGCCGCGTGATCGAGATCTACGGCCCGGAATCGTCCGGCAAGACCACGCTCACGCTGCAGGCGATTGCCGAGATGCAAAAGCTCGGCGGCCAATGCGCCTTCGTCGACGCCGAACACGCGCTGGACATCCAGTACGCCCAGAAGCTCGGCGTGAACCTGCAAGACCTGCTGATCTCCCAGCCCGACACCGGTGAACAGGCGCTCGAAATCGTCGACAGCCTGGTGCGCTCCGGCGCGGTCGACCTGATCGTGGTCGACTCGGTGGCCGCGCTCACGCCCAAGGCCGAACTCGAAGGCGAAATGGGCGACTCGCTGCCCGGCCTGCAGGCCCGCCTGATGAGCCAGGCACTGCGCAAACTCACCGCGCACATCAAGAAGACCAACTGCATGGTCATCTTCATCAACCAGATCCGCATGAAGATCGGCGTGATGTTCGGCAGCCCCGAAACCACCACCGGTGGCAACGCATTGAAGTTCTACGCCTCGGTGCGCCTGGACATCCGCCGCACCGGCACGATCAAGAAGGGTGAAGAGGCGATTGGCAACGAGACCAAGGTCAAGGTGGTGAAAAACAAGGTGTCACCGCCCTTCAAGACCGCCGAATTCGACATCCTGTTCGGCGAAGGCATCAGCCGCGAGGGCGAAATTCTCGATCTGGGCGTGACCCACCGCGTCATCGAGAAGTCGGGTGCCTGGTACGCCTACAACGGCGAGAAGATCGGCCAAGGCCGCGACAACTCGCGCGAATTCCTGCGCGAGAACACCGACCTGCGCATCGAGATCGAAAACAAGGTGCGCACCGAACTCGGCGTGCCGCTCCTGCCGGTGGAAGAAGCGCCTGCGCCCGCCAAGGGTGGCAAGGCCGAGAAGAAGGCCAAGGACGCCGACGCCGCACCGGCTGCCTGA
- a CDS encoding MarR family winged helix-turn-helix transcriptional regulator, producing the protein MPETTFEPPDDRWRGGHLGRLMGLALRRFDERVLSLMAHDANVPLRLSHLAARAQVGAAHIHITRHLGLHGSRLTELAHQAGMSKQAMGDLVTQCEAWGLVRREPDAHDARARRIVFTETGLLWLEAFRHAVAQAEAEFRAQVGDAVATVVALGLEAYGSESPGARAAVPPR; encoded by the coding sequence ATGCCCGAAACCACCTTTGAGCCGCCCGACGACCGCTGGCGCGGCGGGCACCTGGGCCGCCTGATGGGCCTGGCATTGCGCCGCTTCGACGAGCGCGTGCTCAGCCTGATGGCGCACGACGCCAACGTGCCGCTGAGGCTCTCGCACCTGGCCGCGCGTGCGCAGGTGGGCGCGGCGCACATCCACATCACGCGCCATCTGGGCCTGCACGGCTCGCGCCTGACCGAACTGGCGCACCAGGCCGGCATGAGCAAGCAGGCCATGGGCGACCTGGTGACGCAGTGCGAAGCCTGGGGCCTGGTGCGGCGCGAGCCGGATGCGCACGATGCGCGCGCCCGGCGCATCGTGTTCACCGAGACCGGCCTGCTCTGGCTGGAGGCCTTTCGACATGCGGTCGCGCAAGCCGAAGCGGAGTTTCGCGCGCAAGTGGGCGACGCGGTGGCCACGGTGGTGGCGCTGGGCCTGGAAGCCTACGGATCGGAATCGCCCGGCGCGCGCGCCGCCGTGCCACCCCGGTGA
- a CDS encoding response regulator: MRILIAEDDHVLADGLLRSLRAAGAAVDHVTTGTEADAALLTNNEFDLLILDLGLPRLHGLEVLKRLRSRGSKMPVLILTAADSVEERVKGLDYGADDYMAKPFSLQELEARVRALTRRGMGGSTNVIRHGPLEYDQAGRVATIDGKMIELSARELGLLEVLLQRAGRLVSKDQLVERLCEWGEEVSNNAIEVYIHRLRKKIEKDPIRIATVRGLGYCLEKVPG, from the coding sequence ATGCGCATCCTGATCGCCGAAGACGACCATGTGTTGGCCGACGGCCTGTTGCGCAGCCTGCGCGCGGCGGGCGCCGCGGTCGACCACGTCACCACCGGCACCGAGGCCGATGCGGCTCTGCTCACCAACAACGAGTTCGACCTGCTGATCCTGGACCTGGGCCTGCCTCGGCTGCACGGTCTGGAGGTGCTCAAGCGCCTGCGCTCGCGCGGCTCGAAGATGCCCGTGCTGATCCTCACTGCAGCCGACAGCGTCGAGGAGCGCGTCAAGGGCCTGGACTACGGTGCCGACGACTACATGGCCAAGCCGTTCTCGCTGCAGGAACTCGAAGCCCGCGTGCGCGCGCTCACGCGCCGGGGCATGGGCGGTTCGACCAACGTCATCCGCCACGGCCCGCTGGAGTACGACCAGGCCGGGCGGGTGGCCACCATCGACGGCAAGATGATCGAGCTGTCCGCGCGCGAACTCGGCCTGCTCGAGGTGCTGCTGCAGCGCGCTGGCCGCCTGGTGAGCAAGGACCAGTTGGTCGAACGGCTGTGCGAATGGGGCGAAGAGGTGAGCAACAACGCGATCGAGGTGTACATCCACCGCCTGCGCAAGAAGATCGAGAAGGATCCGATCCGCATCGCCACGGTGCGCGGCCTGGGCTATTGCCTTGAAAAAGTCCCCGGCTGA